CTTGGTAGCAATCACGCATTTGCTCTATTAGTATGTGAAAAAGTTATGTGTTTGAGGCAAATCCAATGTTTGGGATTGATGGAACCCTGGAGGCAGGAAGAATATATTTGTGCTGAAGTATATTTGACTAGGGAAAATCCATAAAGAACAGGGAAAGTGCATTTATATACCCAAAAGTCTGCCTTAGTTAACAGCAGTGATACTGCTGTTTTCTGAATAAAATAGAGGCCGAACTTTTTAGAATATTATTTTAtgaggggggggaaagaattaCGATTCCACCCAAGAATTaggtgggttgtgtttttttcattGGGCATACAtgttgcttatacagtggtacctcgggttacagacgcttcaggttacagacgcttcaggttacagactctgctaagtAAATCTGTATTACTCAGaatttggcttatttttggaaaaaaaatgcttttgttctttgttctggtggttgttgttgtctttgctttgcttttgtaagGTTtagaatttgcattttttttaaaaaaagaaatttgaaaacaGATTGCAACATTACAAAGAAAGCTTTTCAGATAGAATAAATGAATAAGGAACTTGGCACCATGCATAAGGATTCATTCTCAGAGTGTGGTCCCAATAATTTCTTGCAACAGACATTCAGTAACATGTCGCTGAAACAGGAGACATAGTTAATTCGTCTGAAATGGAgaaaagtaatattttaaatgtAGTGCCTATTTGGGAAAACCATTAAACTAGTTCTCTGTATATAAATGCACCTGTCTGTGTTCTAACTAAAGAACAGGTTAAACAAATGCAATCAAGATATTGCAGATTACGTACAGGAATTCCGAGAGTTTTCCAAGAGGATGATGTCACGCCTGGAAGGACTCAACGTTTTGAAGACGGATCTTAAAAATGATGTTGACCATTTGCTAACGAGAGTGGAAAGAGCGCAAAGGgaaattgactattttgaatcgGCAAAGGAATCCCCCGACACCTGCGTGGAAGTCGACGAGGACCTCGTGGAGCAACAATTAATGGAACAAGAGGAGTCGAAACAGAAAGTCAAGCTCATGCTCAATGCAAGTAAGAATAGTTTAGCTACAACGTTTTAAAATTATCCTTTTAGGTCAGGGATAGTGaaactgtagctctccagatgttgttggactccaattcccataaaCCCTGGGCAGGTTGGGCAATGGTCAAGGAggatgggatttgtagcccaaCAACCTCTGGGAGGGCTGTAGGTACCACACGCCCGCTTTAGTCAATGCATCAGTATTTCAGCTCAGTTCTCATGGTGTGAATCTTTCAGTGTATACATACAGTATCCTGTTGAATTGATAGCGGATCAGCCTGATGAAAAAATTATGGTAACATACCAATTCCCATCCCTGTTTACAGCATTAAACCATGAAATACAAGAGTAAGAATTTGTGTTTCATGGTTTTATGTtgcaaagcagagatggggaacttgtggacctccagatgttgctggactccagttcccatcatcattgaccattggccgtgctgcctgggactgatggaagtaaGAGtcgaagaacatctggaggacaacaggttCCCCTGTTCTGCTAAGATAATTGGCAGAGGACAGTATGCATCTAAATAACTGTGCAGGTggactttccccctttcctctccccctttcctctccccttcacCCCCAGATCTACTGTGGAGGGTGAATACAACCCGCATATATAAACAGGGAAGGATTGTAAAGAGATGGAGATGGCTTCCATCTGCAAAATGATCTGTTTTCCCCACGTGTATCATTATTTCCTGCTGTTCAGTGTCAAGATTACGCAACAACGTGAGTAACATACAGCACCATCCTATACCAGGCTACCCAGAAGGGTTGTCCCAATGGGTTCCATAGGACTTATTTCCATGTATTTGTTTATAGGTTTGCACCGTTAGCTGCAAaccaaaattaaataaatacagaagtTAAGAGGAGCACATCAAGATTTAGTGAAAGTCTTTATTCCTTCTCAAATCACCCCAGAGGAATGTTTCTGAGTTCTGAAATACTATCTATACATCTTGGACTTCTTCACAATTTTCAATTTGGGGTGATCAGTCATTGCACTGGTTATTAGATTCAAGCATGGCATgcacacaaattaaaaataatttgtaaTTTGAGTTTCAAAAGCAATGGGTACTTAGTCCTAGGAGGACAATATTattgctcttttctttctctcttcattgcatgattgcacacaaacacacacaagaatATTCTTGTATCTCCTGTTCATATACTTGTTACATTACTTTTGTAGTACaggaaaacatacaaaaacagTGGCATTATAAGAAGTTTGCCCTTGGGAAATTACTTATCACTAAGCTAGGGAAGAAAAATGACTTGTTCTTCCACAGTGTGCTTTCGGATATTCAAATAAGCATTACAAACTATGCAAGCCCTTTGCTGCTCCATGAATATCCCTTTCTAGACAGTTAATGcacgaaacattcaaaaactattTTCTATATTATCCATATATCTAACCCAAGGTCATAATGGAGGTCTTCCACCTTTGGCTGATCCGCCAAAAAATCTGTTGCGATTTTCTCGTAGCAGACGTTGCTAAAATGTGGGCAATCTGTCTTGATCTAATTTAATTTTTGCTGCAATAACTATTCTTTGTTCAGCCTATGCCTAATTGTCACCATTTTGACACGGtctataaatttatattttcaaATCAGGAAACTCTTGGTTTCTTACCTTTCCTTTTTTCAGTTATTGGATTGGATTCAGACTAAAGATAGCTCCCctttaaatcaatgggacaaaTCAGTAATTACTAGATTTCCATTTGATTTTAGTGGGAACCACACCTGTCCCCAACTCTTAATCATGCGGGACAGATGTGGGAGGTACTTTGCAAGCACAAAGGAATCATTTCCTTGCCATTGGTTTTAATGGAGACTGGCTGTGATATGGAGCACTAGCTATTGTGAATGCTTCCAGTGCAAGACTGACCAAACTGTAGTTGTGGGAGAAATGTCCTGGGCCACTTGGACATCACTGATCTTCAGTTCAGTGGCTAGAAGTACTGTTTGTCCTTCTTTCAAACGAAGCACAAAAGTCTCATTTTAGTCTGAGATGATTCAGGGCTCACCACTACTGAAAGGGTTTCAGGGCCGTTAGTTATCCCCCAACTGTATACATATCCAATAGCTATGGGCATCCAAGACTACAAACTCCCCCAAAGGGAATGGAAATATATCaacttgtttcaattaatttgaaGTAGGCTCCCGAAGAGGAAAGTGATAGTACTACAGGGATAGTTTCATAAGCCTGTTCTGTAATGTTTTATGCTGCAGCTTCCTACCTAAAGGGCTTGTTTACTCTGTTTGGCTGCAAATACTGTGTCTTATTAAAATACATTCTTTAGAGTCCAAACAGTGTGTCTTTTCACTCTGTATTGCCTTGGGCAGGCAGAAGAATAATGCTTGGGTCCTGGATTGTGCCCCAGCAAGAAGCAGCCCCCTGCTgcagatttacagtggtaccttggttctcaaacttactctgttccggaagtccgttccaaaaccaaagcgtcccaaaaccaaggcacacttcccacagaaagtaatgcaaaatggattaacccgttccagacttttaaaaacaacccctaaaacagcaatttaacatgaattttactatctaacaagaccattgatccataaaataagacagcattgtagatgataaaaattacaattattattattttcttacctgaactgatgatagtcattgtttggattgggggttggtggcttttatccatttccgcattCACACAATCAGTAgccgaactgggttccacagtcacaaaaacaaattaactgaataagtctcaaaaacaaaaatgcaaaataaatagccaaaACAAAGCGCCAAACTTATTCCGTTCCGTtggacttccgaaatgtttgaaaaccaaggcacagcttctgattggtcagGCGCCCTAGAAACAATAGCAGACagctgcattggacgttcggcttccgaaaaatattagaaaactggaacacttccgggttttttggcgtttgagaaccaaggcgtttgagaaccaagttaccactgtagttGGGGAGGGTTGCCCTCATGATGAAGTATATGGAACTTCTTCAGCAATGTTCTAATATCAGGACAGAACTGAGGGCTGGTTCAAATCAGTTTTTCTTAGCCCTCATCAGAGGCCGCTGTTTGGGCAGAGAAAATATGCAGGGGACATACTAACCCCCAGCATTTCAAAACCAAGGTTTTTCATCATGTGGGGAGCCTCCTTCCGAATAGGAGGCTCCCTGTTTCAGACTTCTGTCCTCCTTTAATTTGGAAGGTGATCAGAACAGCAATGGAGGGGGGGTGAAGTTAGTGCCTTTGCCCCTGCCCAACCCCATGTTTACTTTCCTTTACCTGCAATGCCTGAAGATGTCTCATGCGGTGTTTTGGTAATTATACTGTGGTAAATGTAtgagtgttgctgttttttgcatGTACAAGATCCCAGACTCAGCTTATAGTGTCtccagttttgttttcatttcttttaaaaaggaaatcagGTAGCAGAACTCCTGCCAGGAGAATAACTCCCAGTCTAAGTAGATAATGGCCTGCCTGCCTCATGTGGCTTTCCTCTCTGCTAGCCTAAATGCAAACAAACCAATGTACCAAAAGAGTATTGTGGCTCATGGGGATTCTATTAACAAAAACAGGTGGAACGCCAGCGTGAGGAGAGACCGAAAGTTACTTCAGAATAACCCAAAAGTTAATTTCTCTTTCATCTAAAACTAGAGCAAAGTCTGGTGCAGGTGGACGATCCATGGCAAACCATATCTGTCTTTTGGACTTAAAATGGTTCTTTTTCAATTACTCTAAACACGGGGGAAGCAGCTGCCTGATTTCAGAGGACAGGTATAATTTCAAGGAAAAGAGATGCAGATGTTAAGAACACAAACGTAATAGCCTGGTCAGCAAGTAGTTGAATGGGAAAACCATGCTGAAGaatggggaagagggaagagttcCACCCTAGTCCCTGGAGTGACTGTTACATTCTCTTCCACAAACTTTGTTTGCTGCTTAATTGATTTGACAACTAGGAAGTCCAGGTGGTACTCGGTGAAATTGGCTTTGGTTTGGGGGCATCCAGTTGCTGATCTCTGATGGGTCCAATACCAGCCACTCCTGTCCCTAAGATTCAGCAAGGGCAAGGAGTTTTGCTCATGGTTCCTGCTAGGATTCACCCTGTGGAGATTACAGGGCCTTCTTACTACAGTAGTGGCACCCCAACTTTAGAACATTCTCCCCTGGAGACATGTTTGGTCTCCTTGCCTGCTTATATTTAGATGTCATCCAGCGGTTCCAACTTGAATGAaacattgtgggggcccaggtaagccccaccccacgtAATCACATGACacggggcacacacacacacacacacaatttgaatggcaatgcccatcaactttgcaggAGGtcgaccccctcaaatattttattgtggaggCTGAAGCGCACAAGACCCCGTGGAGTTGGCTCCTACCGGTATGATGTCAGTTAAAGACATACATGAGTACCCAGGCTTCTATAAATCGAGGCTACTTGTTTTGATGGCCAACAGCTGGAAAtggttattgcattttaatggctATGATATTTGACATAAATTTATGGCTGTTTGTATGAGTTTTATTTATTGGATGTATTTTGTTGCTCTGCTTTATCACCCTGGgatcctttgggagggagggcaattcagaaatcaaataaacaagcaagcaaatggcTGTGAAGAAATTCAGGAGACAAAAACAGCACAATATACCATAGAATACATCATATCTGCAGATGCTAAGGCAATTCTGGCTTGGGGTGTATCAGATGGGAGAGAGCTAGATCAATTTAGATAATCTATTCACTGTTCCATTTCGTTATTTTCTTTGACAGAAGGTAGACCAATTGTGACGTGTGATGGTACAGAAAACAATTTACACTTTCTTGAAATATGCTGGATGGGGAGAATATTCAAATGCTAAAGCAGAGAACTTACGACATATGTGTTGATGCTTCTTTTGTAtttacctccctcccccccccttaaaggtTGTAACCACATGATTGCAGGCTTCAAATCCCTGAAGATAGTAAAGAAGTCTGGAGACACACAGGGTTCGTGGCTGAAGGACCCCATCAAGAATCCCCAAAAGATCTATTTCTTAACTGGGGTAAAGAACAAAATTGTAATGGAGTTTGCAAATATCCGCGCTTTTACTGAAAGTGGTGAGAAACAGTCAGCTCGGAGAGTTAACCTGCCTTTTCCCTGGCAAGGGACAGGCCATGTTATATATGACGGTTTTCTGTTTTATCACAAATTTGGCTCATTAAATGAGATAATTAAGTTTGACATTCAGAAAAGAAATGTAACTGGCCGCCTGCTGCTGTCAGGTGCCGGAGAGACCTTCGCCTACGATCTTCTTCCTTCCACTAAGATAGACCTAGCTGTGGATGAACTGGGATTGTGGGCAATCCACACAGAGCCAGATACTGGCAGAAAGCTGGTCATTTCTAAAATCAACCATGAAACCATGGCCGTGGAATATACCTGGGACACATCCTGCAAAAGCCAGAATGCCGAAGCGGCTTTTATGATGTGCGGCGCCCTGTACGTAGTGTACAGTTCACCAGGGGGAGGTACATCTCGCATCGAGTGCATTTATGACACCTTAGATGCCATCAATCCTTATGAAATCCCGCCACTTCCTTTCCCCAAACGCCAGACAAGTCACTCCATGGTGCATTATTACCCCAGAGAAAAGCAACTCTTTGCCTGGGATAATGGGTCCCAGGTCGTTTATAAGCTCCTGACAaagctaaaaaaataataaaagcaacaacataaAAATCTC
The nucleotide sequence above comes from Zootoca vivipara chromosome 1, rZooViv1.1, whole genome shotgun sequence. Encoded proteins:
- the OLFML1 gene encoding olfactomedin-like protein 1, whose protein sequence is MAAIQLRFLLVSFFTSIAGEAQYVMQDAGLVHYIDRRILSIENRLNKCNQDIADYVQEFREFSKRMMSRLEGLNVLKTDLKNDVDHLLTRVERAQREIDYFESAKESPDTCVEVDEDLVEQQLMEQEESKQKVKLMLNASCNHMIAGFKSLKIVKKSGDTQGSWLKDPIKNPQKIYFLTGVKNKIVMEFANIRAFTESGEKQSARRVNLPFPWQGTGHVIYDGFLFYHKFGSLNEIIKFDIQKRNVTGRLLLSGAGETFAYDLLPSTKIDLAVDELGLWAIHTEPDTGRKLVISKINHETMAVEYTWDTSCKSQNAEAAFMMCGALYVVYSSPGGGTSRIECIYDTLDAINPYEIPPLPFPKRQTSHSMVHYYPREKQLFAWDNGSQVVYKLLTKLKK